A genome region from Deltaproteobacteria bacterium includes the following:
- a CDS encoding IS256 family transposase produces the protein MPIRKELLDELLANYEKPEDLLGDSGILKQLSKALIERSLEGEMTHHLGYPKHSPEGKNSGNSRNGRNPKNIKTGHGELSIEVPRDRNGEFEPVIVKKGQSRFDGFDDKIISMYARGMTVREIQGHLVEIYGVEVSPDLISDVTDGVLEEVREWQNRPLEEVYPIMYLDAIRVKIRDQGHIVNKAVYLAIGVDMDGQKDLLGMWIEREEGAKFWLKVVTELKNRGLKDIFIACVDGLKGFPEAIETVYPKTQVQLCIVHMVRNSLRYVSWKDRKGVASDLKAIYRAATEVEGEAALDAFEKKWDEKYPLISKSWRNNWVRVIPFFAYPEEIRKAIYTTNAIESLNMTLRKVTKNRASFPNDNAAMKLLYLAIRNIMKKWSMPIRNWGAAINQFAIIFGERVPLK, from the coding sequence ATGCCAATAAGAAAAGAACTGCTGGACGAACTATTAGCAAATTATGAGAAGCCGGAGGATTTATTAGGGGATTCGGGCATATTGAAACAGTTAAGCAAAGCGCTTATCGAAAGGTCTTTGGAAGGAGAGATGACTCATCATCTGGGCTATCCAAAGCACTCACCTGAAGGGAAAAACAGCGGGAATTCCCGAAATGGAAGAAATCCAAAGAATATTAAGACAGGCCATGGTGAGTTGTCCATCGAAGTGCCCCGTGACCGCAATGGAGAATTTGAGCCGGTCATTGTCAAGAAGGGGCAGAGCCGTTTCGATGGATTTGACGACAAAATCATCTCAATGTATGCCCGCGGGATGACAGTACGAGAGATTCAGGGGCATCTGGTAGAGATTTATGGGGTAGAAGTTTCTCCAGATTTGATTTCCGATGTGACGGATGGAGTACTGGAGGAAGTCAGGGAATGGCAGAATCGTCCCCTGGAAGAAGTTTACCCCATCATGTATCTGGACGCCATTCGCGTAAAAATCCGTGACCAGGGGCATATTGTGAACAAAGCCGTCTACCTGGCCATCGGTGTCGACATGGATGGACAGAAAGATCTGCTGGGTATGTGGATTGAACGTGAGGAAGGGGCCAAATTCTGGCTCAAAGTTGTTACCGAGTTAAAAAACAGGGGTCTGAAAGATATCTTTATTGCATGCGTGGATGGACTCAAGGGATTTCCCGAAGCCATAGAGACGGTTTATCCGAAAACACAGGTTCAGCTTTGTATCGTGCATATGGTGAGAAATTCACTTCGCTATGTTTCCTGGAAGGACCGCAAAGGCGTTGCCAGTGACTTGAAGGCCATCTACCGTGCTGCCACAGAGGTAGAAGGCGAGGCGGCCCTTGACGCCTTCGAGAAAAAATGGGATGAGAAATACCCTTTGATCAGCAAATCCTGGCGAAACAACTGGGTTCGTGTCATTCCCTTCTTTGCCTATCCCGAAGAGATCCGAAAGGCCATTTATACAACTAATGCCATTGAATCCCTGAATATGACGCTGCGAAAGGTCACCAAAAACCGGGCCTCTTTCCCAAATGATAATGCGGCAATGAAATTGCTTTATCTTGCGATACGAAATATTATGAAAAAGTGGTCCATGCCGATCAGGAATTGGGGAGCAGCGATCAATCAGTTCGCCATCATTTTTGGAGAAAGGGTACCATTAAAGTAG